The nucleotide sequence TAGATGTAGCACCATATATATTGGAAAAGGCTTAACCATATTATTCACAGCCTCTTTGAAAAATAACCTTTTTGAAGACCTAATCAAAGTTGATGCAATAATCGGTTAGCAAGGTGACTGCTAAGTCAAGAAACAAGCTCAGTAAGCAATGACCAAACATATTATAGGAGGAGATGGTTTTGATGGAAGAAATAATTAAAAGTGCTGAAAAGTACATCGAAGAAAATTCTGAAGTGGATTTAGACAAGTTAGAAGAATTTTTAAAAGGAATCTATGATGAAAAAGACGTTGATGAATACTTTGCTCAGCTTGGTGAAATTTTTTCGGTAATACAAGATTATTATGAAGATCCTTTAGATCTTTTCATGAATGAAGAAAAAGATAATCAATAAGAGCGAGAGAAAAGTAGACAAAAGAGTACAATAAACCAACACAAGAATTGGGGTAGATTCTTGCAGAAACATTAAAAATCCAATAAAGATTCTTTTAAAGGAATCATACAAATGTTAAAGAATGTAAAAGGCGACAAATTTGACGCAGTATTTTTTTGGTCAAAGAACCAGAAAAGGCTTAAAATTTTCAGCAAGAAAGGAGTGGTAAGTATGGATAGTACCGGTAGTTTCATTGAATTTTCTGATCTGCCGCCATAATGATTGAAAGGAGGAGTAAAAGTGAAGGTTGAAGTAAAAGTCGATATAAAAAAATTGATAAACGAAAAGGAGTTTAAACTTCTAAAAGAGTTGTTAAAAGAACAAGAACCCGCAAGAATAGTAGAGATGATCGAAGAATTACCCCACGACGAAAAAATTGTTGTTTTCAGATTTTTACCTAAAGATACCGCTGCAGAAGTATTTTCTCAGTTAGAAAAAGATGATCAAATGGAATTACTCTCTCTTTTTAAAGAAGATAAGTTAAAAGAAATAATAGAGAATATGGAACCTGATGATAGAGCTGATCTTTTAGAAGAGCTTCCTGCTAACGTAGTAAAACGTTTACTTGCTCATCTTTCTAATGAAGAGAGACAAAATACACTTATTCTTCTGAATTATCCAGAATATTCCGCAGGAAGAATAATGAACCCAAATTTTTTGGATCTTAAAGAAAATATGACTGTAAAAGAGGCGCTTCAACATATTAAGAATGAAGGAAATAAAAAAGAAACTATCTACACTTTGTTTGTAATAGATAACACTAGAAAATTGAAGGGCACAGTAGAATTAAAAGATTTAATTTTTTCTGAAGAAGATGAGTTTGTAAAAAATATTATGAATGAAAATCCAACCTTTTCAACAGTTTACGACGATGAGGAAGTAGTTGCAAGAATCATGCAAGATTATGATCTTTTAGCTATTCCGGTTACAGATAGTGAAAAAAGACTGGTAGGAATAATAACCATTGATGATATTGTTGATGTTCTTGAAGAATCAGCCACAGAAGACATCCAAAAAATGGCCGCTGTAGGTGTAACGGAAACTTCTTATTTTCATACTTCTATCTGGGAGCTCATAAAAAGCAGGGTAATCTGGCTTGGTGCATTACTACTTTTTGAGAGCATTGCCGTTTTTGTAATTGAAGGTTTTTCAGATGTGTTACAGAAAATTACGGTGTTAGCTGCATTTATGCCGACTATTAATGCAATAGGAGGAAATACCGGAAGTCAAATGTCCGCTATAGTAATTAGATCAATGGCAGTTGGGGATATTGATGATGACGATTTAAAGAAAGTTTTAGCTAGAGAGTTGTTTTCAAGTGTGATTTTAGGTATAATTTTAGGAATAATCATGTTTTTAAGATCAATTGTTAATACTCGAGAACCTTTAATTATGTTGAGTTTATCTTTATCTATAATTATAGTGGTAATTATTTCAAACCTTTTAGGAGTTATCTTACCTTTTTTTGCAAAAAAAATACATTTAGATCCTGCATTGATCTCTGGACCTTTTATTTCAACTTTGATGGATATATTAAGTATGTTTTTTTATTTTTCTATTTCTGTTTTACTTCTTAAAGATATGTTGTGAGTAACAAATAAAAAATGATTTGAGACTTGTTGAAAGGAAACGGTAAAAATGAATGAAAACGATATAAAAGAGCTTACCAAAAAAATTAAAGAATTACCTACGCCTGATTTTATTGTACAAAGAATTATAGAAATAGCCAACGATCCCGAGGCAGATATAGATGATTTGCATAATATGATCGTTCAATCCCCGGCTTTAACTGCCAAGATTTTGAGACTAGCTAATTCTGCCTATTATGCACTACCAAGGAGAGTAACAAAACTTACACAAGCAATAAATCTACTTGGTTTCAAAACGGTCAGAAATTTAGCTTTAAGTATTTTTACCGTCGAGAATTATTTTTCTGAAGATATACCTTTTTTCAATACTCAGCATTTTTGGGTCCACTTGATCTCAACCGGCGTAGCTTCAGAACTTTTGGCAAGATATCTTAATTTCCCAGATAAAGAAGAAGCTTTTATGTGTGGTGTTTTACATGATCTTAGTAAGGTAGTGATGGCACATATCATGCCAGATGTGTTTGAGATGGTTATCAAAGTTGCTCAACACGAAAAAATTTCTTTTTTTCAGGCGGAAAATTTGTTATCAACTTATTCACATCAACAAATCGGGAGGAAGCTTTTTGAAAACTGGAATATGTCAGACTTAGTAATAGAAACCGCTGCCTACCATGATAATCCTTTAGAATCCCAAGATGAAGAAGCCAAAAAAATATTATATATTGTAAATGTTGGGAATATAACAACAAATTTGTACTTTTATGGTTATTCAGGATCCTTTGATATTCCTGAAGTTGATTTGAAGGTTTGGAATTTTTTGGGATTAAATTATAATAAATATTCCAGTTATTTTGAAGAATTTAAGGATATAATTAAAAGGTCTCCTGAATTTACGAATATGAGAGAAATATTCGATGATTTGGAGGTGACATCTGATGGCTCAGTATAGAAGAGAAATGCTTGAGTCTGAAATGAAAAAATTAATTCTCCAAAGTTTTTCTCAATTGAAGGATCCTAGATTAAAAGACAAATTTATTGATATAAATATGGTACGTCTATCAAAAGATAAATCCTATTTAGATGTATATGTTTCATCACTTGATGAAGATGTTGATACTATTATCAATATTCTAAACAATGCAAGGGGAATGTTCAGAACTCTTATAGCTAAAAATATTAAAATGTTCAAAGCTCCTGAGATAAGATTCCATAAAGACAAAGGTATTGAAGCAAGTATAAGAATAAATAAATTACTAGAGAACATAGAGAAAAATGAGGGAGGTAAATGAAAAGTGGATTTTTAGTAATCAACAAACCAAAGGGGATTACTTCTCATGACGTAGTCTCAATAATCAGAAAAAAGTTTGGGATTAAGAAGGTTGGCCATGCTGGTACTCTTGATCCCTTTGCTACTGGGGTGCTAGTAGTAGGAATAAATAAAGCCACTAGGTTATTAGAATTTTTTCAAAACGAAAAAAAGACGTATTATGTAAAAGCGGAATTGGGGATCATCACAGATACTTTTGATATAGAAGGAAAAATACAAGAAAGGAACGAAGTTAGTCAGCAACAAATCTCTAATTTGAAAAACACATGTTTTTCTTTTGTGGGGGAATATTTACAGGTCCCGCCGGCGTATTCGGCTAAAAAATATAATGGTAAAAAACTTTATGAATATGCGCGTGAAGGTAAAATAATCAATCTCCCTCCAAAAAAAGTAAATATATATCAGATTGCAAATTTCTCACAAGAAGGTCGAGAATTTAGTTTTTATGTAGAAGTCAGTTCTGGAACTTATATAAGATCTTTAATTATGGATATAGGATATGCTTTAGGATGTGGAGCTGTTACCAAGGAACTTTGCAGAATTAAAAGTGGTAAGTTCGAATTAAAAGATAGTATTCTGTTAGAAGAGGCATCATTGGGAAAAATCTTAAAAATGGATGAGGCTTTAGATCTACCTTACGTTAAGATTAATAACGGTCAACAAGCCATTAAAGGTCAGCAAATTTATAAAGATAATATTATTGAATTTTCTAATTTCAACAAAAATGATTACGTTAAAATATACGACGAAAAACAATCTTTTTTGGGAATAGGCAGAGCTGAGAAAAAATCGACGTTTTTAAAAACTCTTCTTAAAGAAGAGGAAAGAAACGATAGAATAGTAAAAATATATAAAATTCTTTACGAGGTGACATGAAATTGTACGCGCTCACAATCGGAATATTTGATGGTGTACATAAAGGCCATCAGTATATACTAAAAAATACTCTTCAACTTGCAAATCAGTTAAGGTTTGACCCCTTGGTTTTGATGTTTAGATATCCTCCTGAAAAGTATATAGGTGGTTTTGAAGGGCTTATTCTACCTAGTTGGAGAAGAAAACAAATTTGTGAAGATATGGGATTTAAGGTTGAGGTAAAAGATCTTGAAGAAGTATGGGGATTACCTCATGAACAATATCTTGAGGAATTGATAAAAAAGGATGTAAAAGCAATTGTTTGTGGTGAAGATTTCACGTTTGGGAAAAATGCTTTAGGGAATGTGGAATATTTACAAGCAGTTAGTCAAAGCAAAGGGTTAGTGGTCAAAGTATTGAAAGATTTAAAAACTAGTGGAAAAAGAGTTAGTTCTTCAGCAATAAAAAGAGAGTTAAAATTAGGTGATATTAAGAGAGCAAATGAAATGCTTGGAAGACCCTGGACACTTGAAGGTACAGTTTATGAAGACAGGCATGTTGGGTTTAAGCTTGGATTTCCAACCGCAAATATTAACGTTTGGGAAAAAGAGAAAATCCTGTTGCCAAAATTTGGTGTTTACATTGTGAAAGGATATGTAAAGGGACGATCAGGTTTTTTGTGGGGCCTAATGAATATCGGTCTAAGACCAACTTTTAACGAATATAGAAAAACACCAAAAGTTGAAGTTTATTTTTTAGATTTTTTTGGTGATCTATATGGCGATTATATCGTTTTAGAGGTAATTGATTTTTTACGGGATGAAGTAAAATTTGAAAACGAAAGAGAATTAATAGCTGCTATGGAAAAAGACGAGGATCAAGCTAGAAAGATTATACAGAACCATTATATATAGAAAGGAGATGAACGGTTTTGTCTACTTGGGATTTAACATTTTTTTATTCTTCACCAGAAGATAAAAAGATTAAAGAAGATTTTGAAGATAGTTTGAAGGGAACCAAAAAGTTGCAGCAGCAGTACTATGACAAACTATCTGACCCTTCTTTGACTCCGACCGAACTAAAAAATTTCTTCGAAGAGTTTGAAAAAATTTTAAAAATGCATAATTTTGCTTATCAGTACTGTCACTTGCTTTATGATTCCAACACCCGTGATGAAACTGTTCAAAAACTCTATGCCACAGCTAAAGATTACGATTCAAAAATAGAAATGGAATCATCCTTTTGGAAGCCGAGGTTATTGAAGCAAAGTGAGGAAAAGTTAAGCGAATTAATGAGTGCCCAGGAACTGAAAGATTACACTCATTTGCTTCAACGGCTTAATAAATCAAAAAGGCATATATTGAGTGAAGATGGGGAAAAGGTATTAGCCGCTATGTACAACTCATCACGAGGAGGCTTTGAAGAGTTATATGGTCGGTTAACAAGTTCTTATACTTTCAAATTAGAGATCGATGGTGAAGTTAAAGAATTAACCGATCCACAAGTAAGAGCTTTAAGACGAAAACCTGATGTAAATTTGAGACGTCAAGCGATGAAAGAATTCTTTAAAAAGTATGACGAAGATAGTCTCATCTTCGAAAAAACATACAATTTTATCGTAAAAAATTACGACACAGAGGCTAATTTGAGAAACTATCGAAAACCGATTTCTATGAGGAACTTGAACAATGAAGTTGAAGATGAAATTGTGGAAACCGTTATAAAAGTCACGACTGAAAGAACCCCTATGGTTCAGCGATATTACGAATGGAAGGGTAAAAAGTTGGGAATAGAGCAAACCCTTGCTGATATCTATGCACCCTTAGCAAAAGTACAAAAAGAATATACTTTTGAAGAGGCACAGAAGATTGTTTTAGATTCATATTACGAGTTCGATGAAGAAATTGGAGAAATTGTTGAATCTTTCTTTAAAGAAAGGAGAATAGATTCAGAGATAAGAAAAGGTAAAAGAGGCGGAGCTTACACTTCTTACGCACTTCCTAATAGAAAACCTTTCATTTTGTTAAATTTTACTGGAACTCTTGCAGATGTGAGTACTTTAGCTCATGAACTTGGACATGGGATACATGGGACTTTAGCCTCTGAACAAAACATTTGGAATTATCACCCCCCTTTAACGATGGCCGAAGTTGCATCTGTGTTTGGTGAGATGTTGGTGATAGACAAAATACTACCTACCCTTTCTGAAGAGGAAAGAACGGCTTACCTTGCATCGAATGTTGAAGAAATGTTTTCGACAATGTTCAGGCAAAATATGATTGCTAGATTCGAAATATCATCTCACAATTTGATAGAACAAAATGGAAGCGCGAGTTGGAAAGAACTTGCAGAACTGTATAAGAAAGAATTAAAAATCATGTTTGGTGATTCAGTAATAATACCAGAGGAATATTACTATGAATGGGCAAGCATACCCCATATCTTTAGAACACCTTTTTACGTATATGCATACAATTTTGCTAATTTATTAGTTATAGGGTTGTACCAACAATACAAGGTTGAAGGAAAATCTTTCGTACCGAAATACAAAGAGTTGCTTAGAAGTGGAGCAAAAGATTCACCGAAAGAATTATTAAAAAAAATTGGGATTGATATTTCAAATAAAGATTTTTGGGAAAAAGGTTTCGAATTCATAGAAAGGGAATTTATCAGCAAATTAGATAGAAAAAACTAGCCACGTTCAAGCTTTTTTAATAATAGATTTAATCAAGGGAGAATTTATTTTGGTTCCTAAAATTATAATAACTACCCATAAAAATGCGGATTTTGACGGTTTTGCTGCATGTGTTGCGGCATCATTAATATATGAAAGTTCTATTATTGTGCTTGAAGGAGAACCTCAGCAAAATCTTAAGGAATTTTTGAATATATACGATATTCAATATGAAAAAGAAAATGATTTTATAAAAGAATATCAAGAAGAGATTAAAAACCACAAGTTCGAAAAAATTGTGATTGTGGATACTGCGGATATCAATAGAATTCCAGAATCTATAAAATCGCTCATTGAACAGGGAACTGAAGTTGACATATACGACCATCATCCTGAGTTAAAGGAGCAAAATATCAAAGGAAACAATTATTCTAAAGAAGTAGGAAGTGCAACAACACTAGTTGTTCAAAAATTATTAGAAAACCATGTAGTTCTTCCTGATACCTATGAAACTCTTTTTTTAATAGCAATCCATGAAGATACGGGAAATTTTGTTTATTCTACAACAACTCCAATGGATCATCAAATCTCTGCAGAGCTATTAAAAGGCGGTGCTAGGATAGAAGAGGTAGAAGAGTTTGTTTCGTTAGAAATGACCAAAGAGCAAAAAGAACTTTTTAACAAACTCTATAACAATGTACAAGAACTTACCTTGGAGGAAGTAACAATACATATCGCCTTTTCTCAAACAGACAAATTTATAGGTGGGTTAAACGTTATAACCCACAAATTGTTTGAAACTCTGACTCCTGATGTCTTGTTTGTTGTTGCAAAAATGTGCAAAACCATTTATATAGTTGCAAGATCAAGAATTGAAGATATAGATTTAAATAAAATTCTATCTTTATTTGGCGGCGGAGGCCATAAAAAAGCCGGCTCAGCCAAAACAAAAGGTCTTAGAGTACAAGAGGTTATTGATAAGATTAAAAAAGAGCTAAAGACTTCTTTCATAACAATTTTAAAAGCAAAGCATATTATGTCATCTCCCGTTAGAACCATATTATCATTTGAAACAGTTGAAAGGGCTCATGAATTGATGTTTCAAACAGGACATTCTGGCCTCCCTGTAATTTCTGACAATAAATTAGTGGGTATTGTAACTAAAAAAGATATAGAAAAGGCAATGAAACATGGTTTAAGAAATGCACCTGTTAAAGCGATAATGAGTACTAACTTAAAAGTTGTTGATGTAGAAACTTCGTTGACTCAAGTAAGAAGGATCATGGCAGAGGCAGACATCGGTAGAATTCCCGTTTTAAAAGATGGTATACTTGTAGGCATAATAACTAGAACAGACCTTTTAAGGGCGACTAACGGAGTTTTTAATTTTTCACTTAGCCCAATTTTAGAAGAAAAGTATAAATCGTTAAATTTAAAAGAAGATATGGAAAAAACCCTACCCCCATCTATTCTTAATCTTTTAAAACTTATCGGTTTGTATGGGAATGAGTTAGGGATAAACGTATATGTAGTAGGGGGATTTGTCAGAGATCTTTTGCTGGCGATTAGATCTAAATTAAACGGTGCAAAAAAGTCCATACCTTACGATATAGATGTGGTAGTGGAAGGGGATGGCTTGTTGTTTGGGAAATATGTTGCCAAACAATTGAGGGCAAAGTATGTTGAACACCCTAAATTTCACACCTGCTCAATTTTTTATAGAAATGGGGAAAATAAGATAATAAGGATTGATATTGCAACTGCAAGAACAGAATATTATGAAGAAGCAGGAGAACTACCTAAAGTAGAGTTATCAACTATTAAAAAAGATTTATACAGAAGGGATTTTTCGATAAACGCTATGGCCATAAAGCTTAATTCGGGTTCCTTTGGAATACTGATGGATTTTTTTAATTGTAGAAGTGATCTTGAAGAAGGCAGAATCAGGATACTTTATCCCCTCTCTTTTATCGAAGATCCTACTAGAATATTGAGAGCTATAAGGTTTGAACAAAGATTTGGTTTTGAAATTGAGCTTAACACCTTAACAAAACTGGAAGAAGCTGTAGAAAATGGATATTTGGAAAAAGTAACTGGAATGAGGATAAGAGAGGAATTAGAAAAAATTTTAGAAGAACCAGAACCTTTGAAAGCAATAAAAAGAATGGGTAAACTGAAAATAATTCTTCACTTGTTCGAAAAAACTTACTATTCTCCAACACTAGAAAAAGATTTAGAAAAACTTTTTGATGTTAGGCAATACTTTAAGGCTAACTTACCAATTTATCTTAATAAAGTCCGACTATTCCACTTAGTTTTATACGTTCTTCTGCAATACACTCCAGAAGAAACTCTCAAAAAAATTAGTGCAAGATATGGATTACCGAAAGATTTTATTAAGAATTTAATGCAAGTAAAAAAAGTATATAGTGAAATTTCTAAAGATTTAAATAACAAAGGAAAAATATCAAAATTGTCTTATTATTATGAAAAAACCAACGGTTTTCAAAATGAACAATTAATTTTTTTAGCCGTAAAACTTCCAGAAGAATTATTAGGAAAATACTATGAATATTTAAGAAAAATAGAGGAATTAAAACTATCCATCACAGGTAAAGATTTATTAAAGAAAGGATACGAAGGAGTTCAAATTAAAACAAAGTTAGAAGAAATTAAGAAAAAACTTTTGAATGGCGAAATACAACCTGGCGAAGAAAAAAATTTGATTTAAATTTGACAAGTCATTTTTTTTATGGTATAATCCCTAAAATTTTGCGTAAGGAGTTTTTTAAATTTATGACTAATTGTGAAAAAAATTTCATTTCTTATAATCAAATAAATTTAAATAACGATAGGAGGCGCCCATGTAGCCGGTGGATCATAAGCATCGGTAATGGGTGCTTATGAGGTTGGGAGATGGTTATTCTCCTAATTGAGTTTTAATCCATGCGGCTACATCTTTTAAGATGTAGCCGTTTTTTTTTAAAAGTTTATAAATACATTAAGTAAAAAATTAGAGGGAGGTTAATGTATGGAAAGTACTGAAATAATTCAAGAAGATATTGTTTTACCTTTGGGTTTCAAAGTCTGGGGGATTCACTGTGGAATCAAGA is from Petrotoga sibirica DSM 13575 and encodes:
- the mgtE gene encoding magnesium transporter, translating into MKVEVKVDIKKLINEKEFKLLKELLKEQEPARIVEMIEELPHDEKIVVFRFLPKDTAAEVFSQLEKDDQMELLSLFKEDKLKEIIENMEPDDRADLLEELPANVVKRLLAHLSNEERQNTLILLNYPEYSAGRIMNPNFLDLKENMTVKEALQHIKNEGNKKETIYTLFVIDNTRKLKGTVELKDLIFSEEDEFVKNIMNENPTFSTVYDDEEVVARIMQDYDLLAIPVTDSEKRLVGIITIDDIVDVLEESATEDIQKMAAVGVTETSYFHTSIWELIKSRVIWLGALLLFESIAVFVIEGFSDVLQKITVLAAFMPTINAIGGNTGSQMSAIVIRSMAVGDIDDDDLKKVLARELFSSVILGIILGIIMFLRSIVNTREPLIMLSLSLSIIIVVIISNLLGVILPFFAKKIHLDPALISGPFISTLMDILSMFFYFSISVLLLKDML
- a CDS encoding HDOD domain-containing protein, which codes for MNENDIKELTKKIKELPTPDFIVQRIIEIANDPEADIDDLHNMIVQSPALTAKILRLANSAYYALPRRVTKLTQAINLLGFKTVRNLALSIFTVENYFSEDIPFFNTQHFWVHLISTGVASELLARYLNFPDKEEAFMCGVLHDLSKVVMAHIMPDVFEMVIKVAQHEKISFFQAENLLSTYSHQQIGRKLFENWNMSDLVIETAAYHDNPLESQDEEAKKILYIVNVGNITTNLYFYGYSGSFDIPEVDLKVWNFLGLNYNKYSSYFEEFKDIIKRSPEFTNMREIFDDLEVTSDGSV
- the rbfA gene encoding 30S ribosome-binding factor RbfA yields the protein MAQYRREMLESEMKKLILQSFSQLKDPRLKDKFIDINMVRLSKDKSYLDVYVSSLDEDVDTIINILNNARGMFRTLIAKNIKMFKAPEIRFHKDKGIEASIRINKLLENIEKNEGGK
- the truB gene encoding tRNA pseudouridine(55) synthase TruB, which gives rise to MKSGFLVINKPKGITSHDVVSIIRKKFGIKKVGHAGTLDPFATGVLVVGINKATRLLEFFQNEKKTYYVKAELGIITDTFDIEGKIQERNEVSQQQISNLKNTCFSFVGEYLQVPPAYSAKKYNGKKLYEYAREGKIINLPPKKVNIYQIANFSQEGREFSFYVEVSSGTYIRSLIMDIGYALGCGAVTKELCRIKSGKFELKDSILLEEASLGKILKMDEALDLPYVKINNGQQAIKGQQIYKDNIIEFSNFNKNDYVKIYDEKQSFLGIGRAEKKSTFLKTLLKEEERNDRIVKIYKILYEVT
- the ribF gene encoding riboflavin biosynthesis protein RibF, which gives rise to MKLYALTIGIFDGVHKGHQYILKNTLQLANQLRFDPLVLMFRYPPEKYIGGFEGLILPSWRRKQICEDMGFKVEVKDLEEVWGLPHEQYLEELIKKDVKAIVCGEDFTFGKNALGNVEYLQAVSQSKGLVVKVLKDLKTSGKRVSSSAIKRELKLGDIKRANEMLGRPWTLEGTVYEDRHVGFKLGFPTANINVWEKEKILLPKFGVYIVKGYVKGRSGFLWGLMNIGLRPTFNEYRKTPKVEVYFLDFFGDLYGDYIVLEVIDFLRDEVKFENERELIAAMEKDEDQARKIIQNHYI
- a CDS encoding M3 family oligoendopeptidase, encoding MSTWDLTFFYSSPEDKKIKEDFEDSLKGTKKLQQQYYDKLSDPSLTPTELKNFFEEFEKILKMHNFAYQYCHLLYDSNTRDETVQKLYATAKDYDSKIEMESSFWKPRLLKQSEEKLSELMSAQELKDYTHLLQRLNKSKRHILSEDGEKVLAAMYNSSRGGFEELYGRLTSSYTFKLEIDGEVKELTDPQVRALRRKPDVNLRRQAMKEFFKKYDEDSLIFEKTYNFIVKNYDTEANLRNYRKPISMRNLNNEVEDEIVETVIKVTTERTPMVQRYYEWKGKKLGIEQTLADIYAPLAKVQKEYTFEEAQKIVLDSYYEFDEEIGEIVESFFKERRIDSEIRKGKRGGAYTSYALPNRKPFILLNFTGTLADVSTLAHELGHGIHGTLASEQNIWNYHPPLTMAEVASVFGEMLVIDKILPTLSEEERTAYLASNVEEMFSTMFRQNMIARFEISSHNLIEQNGSASWKELAELYKKELKIMFGDSVIIPEEYYYEWASIPHIFRTPFYVYAYNFANLLVIGLYQQYKVEGKSFVPKYKELLRSGAKDSPKELLKKIGIDISNKDFWEKGFEFIEREFISKLDRKN
- a CDS encoding CBS domain-containing protein, translating into MVPKIIITTHKNADFDGFAACVAASLIYESSIIVLEGEPQQNLKEFLNIYDIQYEKENDFIKEYQEEIKNHKFEKIVIVDTADINRIPESIKSLIEQGTEVDIYDHHPELKEQNIKGNNYSKEVGSATTLVVQKLLENHVVLPDTYETLFLIAIHEDTGNFVYSTTTPMDHQISAELLKGGARIEEVEEFVSLEMTKEQKELFNKLYNNVQELTLEEVTIHIAFSQTDKFIGGLNVITHKLFETLTPDVLFVVAKMCKTIYIVARSRIEDIDLNKILSLFGGGGHKKAGSAKTKGLRVQEVIDKIKKELKTSFITILKAKHIMSSPVRTILSFETVERAHELMFQTGHSGLPVISDNKLVGIVTKKDIEKAMKHGLRNAPVKAIMSTNLKVVDVETSLTQVRRIMAEADIGRIPVLKDGILVGIITRTDLLRATNGVFNFSLSPILEEKYKSLNLKEDMEKTLPPSILNLLKLIGLYGNELGINVYVVGGFVRDLLLAIRSKLNGAKKSIPYDIDVVVEGDGLLFGKYVAKQLRAKYVEHPKFHTCSIFYRNGENKIIRIDIATARTEYYEEAGELPKVELSTIKKDLYRRDFSINAMAIKLNSGSFGILMDFFNCRSDLEEGRIRILYPLSFIEDPTRILRAIRFEQRFGFEIELNTLTKLEEAVENGYLEKVTGMRIREELEKILEEPEPLKAIKRMGKLKIILHLFEKTYYSPTLEKDLEKLFDVRQYFKANLPIYLNKVRLFHLVLYVLLQYTPEETLKKISARYGLPKDFIKNLMQVKKVYSEISKDLNNKGKISKLSYYYEKTNGFQNEQLIFLAVKLPEELLGKYYEYLRKIEELKLSITGKDLLKKGYEGVQIKTKLEEIKKKLLNGEIQPGEEKNLI